ATAAATGTAATTTATAAATCTGTATATTGTTATAGGGCTAATATCCAATctcaatcaaaaagaaaaaaaaaacttgtttgaataaataaaattcaaatagaTAATcccaattatatttaattacaatgaagattttgattgaTCAAACTATAATGAAAGTGAAAATTAATGATAACTTAAAAGAAATTGTGAATGGCTTCAACTTGTTATCTTGATTGATTAAGCCAACAAATTTGTCGATATATTTTGAGCTGATTTGATACACAATTAGAGGAAAAGTTCATAATtgattattataagcaaatagAAATTAATGTTGATTACTTTCCAAAGGATAGATGAGAAATAATGGATGTgacattaaattttttttaaaataatgtttggacaatattatatatatacatacatacttCAAATTCTAGGAAACTAATAAAAGCACATCATAGtttgaatttcttttcttatgaattcataaattaaaataatttattggtTGAAACCTTAACATTTTTGAAACATAGAATAGGTTACGATAAACTTAGAACAAAATTGTATGGAACAagaatattttataaattaacaAAGACTATAAAATAAGACgacattttaattttatatttagaaACAAAGTAAGAAAAGATGTAAAAGTTGAATGGGAAGTATCTCAACAATTCCATTGATTTTATGAGGGATTTTATGGACAGTTAAGTCATCTTTAGTAAAAACTACGGCACCGCTTATTCGGTATGGACATAAAATTAAgcatctttttatttttttttaaataaaaatttgatgGAGAAAAGGATACTCAAATCTCATGATGCTGTTTGGTAAATTTTGTAAAAACAATAGCTTTTAAGGGGAcagaaaaaaaagattgatagagaaaaaaaaaaaaagaaaggaaaaaaggggAGGGGAAAGAGAAGCTTAACTCGGGTTTTGGTTTTCAAACTTTCGTAATGATTCTATTACGATATGTAGTTATTTATCTAATATGGCTAGTTGAGAAGGTTGAAATAGAAATTTTTATCCAAAATTTAGAAggctaaaataatattaaaaagttTTAGGAACCAAAATAAGATGAAAAAACAATAATCGTTTGAAGTTGAAAAGGAcgaatgaatttttttaaagataaataaataaaacaataaaacttTAGTTGTACAAAACAAACCCTACAGCTATTTATTTTAGAATATTAAGGTCCTACAGAGTGGACAATATATAGAAGTTGGGTATTGTTGTTTAAATTATTTGTATACAAAAGCAAGCACGGATACATACTTgactaaattaaattcaattattttctCACAAAATTATTTGAACTATCAAATTATGAAAATTCTTCTTATATCTTCGTCAAAAGTAAAATGTATAAAGATTTAGATatgataaaaaattaaaatacgtAAAAATTAGAACTTGAAGTGCACCATAAATATTGCTATACTTAAACTTCGCTTACCTTTAACCAAAGGAtgttttaactaattaattcaTATTTAGATTATCGATTACAAGTTCTCTATTAAGATTAACTTTTATGATGGAACCCTTGAAAACGTTTGATACATTGCATTTAATTATTAGAGTTAATGGACTATAATAGGTAGTGTTACAATGTTCCAAAGGCTACTAAATTTTGAATCAGAGACTGAATAAACACAAAAGGATGAATCATCTCGAAAGAGAAAAGAATAAATGGGGACAAAGAAGTGAATATGTGTGTGAAAACTCGATGAGTTTAAGAGGCGCCAAAAACAAAACACATCAGAAAGGCTCTTCTTCTCATTCGCTTGACTTCCTATATTAAGACCTTCTAACTGTAAAACAGTGCCATTTCTCTGCTATACATACGACAACAAACCACTTCACTTATTACCATATCAATAACCCCcttctatctctctctctcttctttcgATCTCTCTCctctatcatttttttttctacttcttcctccTTCCATGGATTTTCCCATACCAGAACCATCTCCTTCTGAAACTTCAACAATCATCTCTGCTTCAGAGTCTTCTCCACCATGTCCAAGGGGAGATCGAACAACAGACCAAATCAACCCCAATTCTCACATGGGTTTGGATCTCTCCCTTTCCAATAATGATTTTGATCATGGGTCGAATCCAGAACTCAATTTAATCGACTGTTTCGATGCGAATTTAGCAACAGAACCTACAGATACAGAAACAGAGCCAAGGGTTTTCTCTTGCAACTATTGCCAAAGGAAATTCTACAGTTCTCAAGCTCTTGGGGGACACCAAAATGCTCATAAACGAGAGAGGACTTTAGCTAAGAGAACTCAAAGAGTTGGGTCTGGCTCTAATTTTGGGCTTGCTCATAGGTATTCGAGTTTggcttctcttcctcttcatgGGTCGTTTAATAGGTCGCTTGGAATTCAAGCTCATTCCATGGTTCATAAGCCTTCTCTTCATGTTTCTCCAATTGGGTCATCTGGAATTTATGGTCACAGTGGATGGTCAAGGCAGCCGCTCGATCAACATCCGGCGATTGGTCGGTTGATGCAAGGGAATTCCCACGTAGGAAGTCTTAGAGGCATTTCCTCGAACACTGGAGCTGCAAGGTTTGAGGGTGTGAAGAGATTCTCTCCGGTGGCAGTCACGGAGGCGTCACCGTCGCTGGGAGGGTTCTGGTGggacggcggcggcggtgggggtggtggtggtggtggtttTAGTCATATGAAGATGAAGCCTAAACAAGATGAGTTGTTGAAGCTTGACTTGTCTCTTAAGCTCTAATCAGAAAGGGAACTTTccttcaattatttttcttctttttccattttttgaaaatttgatgCTTTCTGCTAAGATGGAAATTGATTTAGAtccttcttttttgttttttttttttttccttttttttttcttttttgtttttgtttccaATACTTGAGAAGATTGTCTCTGTAAATAATCCATTTTGGCAACATAAGAA
This region of Cucumis melo cultivar AY chromosome 7, USDA_Cmelo_AY_1.0, whole genome shotgun sequence genomic DNA includes:
- the LOC103494887 gene encoding zinc finger protein 3-like; the protein is MDFPIPEPSPSETSTIISASESSPPCPRGDRTTDQINPNSHMGLDLSLSNNDFDHGSNPELNLIDCFDANLATEPTDTETEPRVFSCNYCQRKFYSSQALGGHQNAHKRERTLAKRTQRVGSGSNFGLAHRYSSLASLPLHGSFNRSLGIQAHSMVHKPSLHVSPIGSSGIYGHSGWSRQPLDQHPAIGRLMQGNSHVGSLRGISSNTGAARFEGVKRFSPVAVTEASPSLGGFWWDGGGGGGGGGGGFSHMKMKPKQDELLKLDLSLKL